DNA sequence from the bacterium genome:
GATGGACATAGAGGGGGCGGAAGTTGATGCCCTATTGGGAGCGGAAAAGACAATTTCCCAATTCAAGCCTAAATTAGCCATATGTTCATATCATCGTCCAACCGACCCAATTGAGATAAGGGAAATCCTTTTAAAATATAATCCCAACTATAAGTTCAAGGAAATTGAAAGAGGTGAGAAAGTTCTTTTCGCCTGGGATGATGAATCCCGCTAATAGGGCGAAGGGTTTGTAATAGTATTAAAGTTCGGTAGCGTTTCAAATATTGCGGATTAATAAGTTGCCTACTACTAACAATATAGTTGTAATTTTGGAGAAGAGGAAAGCCAACCAAACAATAAGTGGTGGAAATTTTTAAAGGAAGGTATATACAATGGAAGGTATAACAAAGGAAGGTCTATAAAAATGGTTGACTTATTTAGCAAGGGAGATTAAAAAATAATTATTCAATGTAAATCTATGAAAGGAAGGGAACATTGATGTCTAAAATTTCAAGGGAAAATATAGCCAAAAGAAAGGAAGCAGCACCCTTGTTTGTGGTTACATACACTTATCCCCCCTGGGCAGGTCCGCAAGGGGTCGTAGCTTCAAAGCTTACTAAATACTTGTTAAAGTCAGGATGGACACCGATTGTTCTCACCAGCTTTCCCAAAATAGAGAGGGGTCCGATAAATCCCTTGGAGATTCCGGAGGAGCTTGTTCACCGTGAGCCAAGTTGGGAGTGCTGGGAAGAGGAAAAGCCAATCCTAAAATTCACGGGAAAAATTTTCAGCAAAATTCCGGGTGGTGTGTTATTATTTAGGGGCTTAATTTATCGCTATGATTGGCAGTGGAGGAAGAAAATAGTGAGAAAGGGAATGGAGTTGGCTGAAAGGTGCAAGCCTTCCATAATCCTCGCATCTTGCGGCCTTGCTCCAGAGGGTTTGCTTGCCGCAATGGAGCTTTCTCAAAAGCTTCATATCCCTTGGATAGCCCATATGCGAGACCCCTGGGCGAAAACCAGGGATGGGGGGAAACTTTTCTCCTTCCTACTTCAAAGATTTAAAGAAAAAATAGAGCGAAGGGTGTTATCTAATGCCTCGGCGATAATAACTGCTTCGGAAGAATTCGACTTCTGTGTTGACAGAAACAAAAAGCCAATATATGTTATCTACCATGGCTATGACCCAGAGGCTTATCCCCAAAATGTATCGCTACTCCCACAATTTACCATAACCTATTGTGGAAGCCTCCTCGGCATGCCAATTGCCCCACTCTTCAGAGCAATTGCTAAACTTAAAGAAGAGAACTATACGAAACGATACCCACTAAAATTGAGGTTTTTCACTCTCGAGGAAGAGAGGAAACAGATAGAGGCAACAGCGAAAGGATTTTCCCTATCGGATATTGTGGAAGCTTTGCCTTTTGTCCCCCATAAGGAAGTAATGGAAAGAATGTGTGAATCCACATTGTTGTTAGCTCTTCGGAACCTTCCCAAATTCTACACTCACTTGGGGACCAAGTTTCCAGAATATATGGGAGCTAAAAGACCGATCTTGCTTCTCAGCACTCGTGATTCCCTTTCCGCAAGGATGGTGAGCAGTTTGAGAGCCGGCTTTGTATGTGAGAATGAAGAGGATATTTACTTATTTTTGAAAAAAGCTTTGGCTGATTTTTATTTAAGGGGAGATATAGAGTGGGAACCAGATTGGGAGGGGATTGAGAGTTTTTCCTGGGAGAAACTAGCAAGAAAATTTGGCGAGATATTGGGGATGTATGCAAGGAGGGAGTAATGGATACGAGATTGCATCTCATAGCGAAGCTTTTCTACCCCCTCCTTGATTTAAGTAGCTTCCTATACCTCTACCTTTCCCTTAAAACACGGATAAAACCCCTCTGCTGGATTCTTGTGTATCACCATGTATCTGACGACCTAGGGCAAATGTTTACAAATGTAACACCTCGCTTGTTTGAAAAACAAATAAGGCAGGTATGATGGAATGTATACCAAAGGAGGGTGTATAAAAAGATTGACTTATCCAGCGAGGGAGATTAAAAAATAATTATTCAATGTAAATCTATGAAAGGAAGGGAACATTGATGTCTAAAATTTCAAGGGAAAATATAGCCAAAAGAAAGGAAGCAGCACCTTTGTTTGTCGTTACATACTATTATCCCCCCAGGCCAGGTCCGGGAGGACTCGCAACTTCAAAGCTTACCAAATACTTGTTAAAGTCAGGATGGACACCGATTGTTCTCACTACTCTTCCCCAATTAGGGAGGCCCCAGCTAGTTCCGTTGGAGATTCCAGAGGAGCTTGTTCACCGTGAGCCAAGTTGGGTGTGCTGGGAAGAGGAAAAGCCAATCCTAAAATTCACGGGAAAAATTCTCAGCAAAATTCCGGGTGGGAGGTTATTATATAGGGGCTTAATTTATCGCTATGATTGGCTGTGGAGGAAGAAAATAGTGAGAAAGGGAATGGAGTTGGCTAAAAGGCATAAGCCATCCATAATCCTTGCCTATGCTGTCGAGGGTTTGCTTGCCGCAATGGAGCTTTCTCAAGAACTTCACATCCCATGGATAGCCTATATGCTTGATCCCTGGGCGAAAACCAAGGATGGGGGGAAACTTTTCTCCTTCCTACTTCAAAGATTTAAAGAAAAAATAGAGCGGAGAGTGTTATCTAATGCCTCGGCGATAATAACTGTTTCGGAAGAATTAAACTTCTCCGTTGATAGAAACAAAACGCCAATATATGTTATCTACCATGGCTATGACCCAGAGGCTTATCCCCAAAATGTATCGCTACTCCCACAATTTACTATCACCTACTGTGGAACCCTCCAGGGCATGTCAATCGTCCCACTCTTCAGAGCAATTGCTAAACTTAAAGAAGAGAACTATACGAAACGATACCCACTAAAATTGAGGTTTTTCACTCTCGAGGAAGAGAGGAAACAGATAGAGGCAACAGCGAAAAGATTTTCCCTATCGGATATTGTGGAAGCTTTGCCTTATGTCCCCCATAAGGAAGCATTGGAAAGGGAGTGTGAATCCACATTGTTGTTAGCTCTTCGGAACCTTCCCAAATTCTACACTTACTTGGGGACCAAGTTCCCAGAATATATGGGGGCTAAAAGACCAATCTTGCTTCTCAGCCCGCGTGATTCCCTTTCCGCAAGGATGGTGAGCAGTTTGAGAGCCGGCTTTGTATGTGAGAATGAAGAGGATATTTACTTATTTTTGAAAAAAGCTTTGGCTGATTTTTATTTAAGGGGAGATATAGAGTGGGAACCAGATTGGGAGGGGATGGAGAGTTTTTCCTGGGAGAAACAGGCGAGAAAAATCGGAGAGATATTGGGGATGTATGCAAGGAGGGAGTAATGAATACTAGATTGCATTGCATAGCGAAACTTTTCTATCCCCTCCTTGATTTCAGTGGCTTCTTAGACCTCTATCTTTTCCTAAGAGCAAGGATAAAACCCATCTGCTGGATTCTTGTGTATCACCATATCTCTGACGACCTAGGGCAAATGTTTACAAATGTAACACCTCGCTTGTTTGAAAAACAAATAAGGTATCCTCTCGCCCGAAATTTTAAGGTGCTTTCTCTTGCCCAATTGATTGAATATATCCAGAGAAACAGCCAACTGCCTTCCAGGTCTGTTGTCATTACCTTTGACGATGGGTATAAAAACAATTACATTTATGCCTATCCAATTTTAAGGAAATATAAACTTCCCGCCACGATTTTCCTAACTACAGGATTAATAAACGGAAGCATCAAACCCACATCCCTTTCCGAAATTTATAGGGAAATATTTAGTAAATATCCTCAAGAAGGGCTTTCTCTCCAATGGGAGGAGATTAGGGAAATGAGCGATAATGGAATAGAGTTCGGCGCTCATACGGTTTCCCATCCTCTCCTGACGAGGGTTTCCTTAGATAAAGCGAGAGAGGAGATAGAACTATCTAAAATGGAAATAGAAGAAAAATTAGGTAAGGAAGTCAAATATTTCTCCTATCCCTATGGGGATTATAACGAGGAAATAATAGAAATAGTGAAGGTGGTAGGATTCCATTGTGCCCTTACTGTAGAGCCATTCCCTATTAAAAAGTGGACGAATTTATACAAATTGGGCAGGATAGCCATAGTCTCTAATTTTCATCACTTCAAGGCTCTCGCTTCTTGCTTCGTCTCAGATATAAAGAGGAAAAAGAAATGAATCGTCTCATCCTCTTTTTTCTTCCCTTCGCCATTGCGCTATCGCCTGAATTCCCAAATCCGCTTATTCCAAAGCTTCGCTTAAGCGATATACTCATAGCCCTTGCTATTATCATCTGGTTGGGGAATCTCGCTCTCCAGAGAAGATTGCCTCGCCTTCCTAAAGATTTCTTCCTTCCGATTTCCCTTATTTTTCTCCTTAATTTCGTTTCTCTTTTCCACGGGATAGCGATTGGAACCCTAAGCGGAGAGTTTCTCCGGAGGGGAATCTATTATTTGGGAAAGAGGGTGGAGTATTTCCTAATTTTCTTTCTCGCAAGCGATTTAGTGGAAGGTGAAGAAGACTTAAAACTTCTCGTTTATTCCTCCCTTTTTGCTTCCCTTCTTGCTTCCATATATGCGGTAATCCAATTTCGTCTTACTGGAGGAAGGGCAACGGGAACAATTGAGGGTCAGCCTAATATATTGGGCGCCTACATCCTCCTCCATATCGCTCTCGCCATTGCCCTCCTTTCTTATGCCGAAGGCGCCAAAGTTCGTTTCCTCTTGCTTTTTGTTTTCTCTTTCGGTATATTTGCCATTCTCTATACCTTTTCACGGGGAACATTCGTTAGCCTCGCTTTCCTCTTCCTTTTCTCACTTCTCCAAAAGCCATCCAGGAAATACGGCATAGCCCTTCTCATCGTCTTCTTTCTCGTTCTCTTTGCGCCCTCTCTTTCCCCGAAGGTAAAGGAAAGGATAATTAGTATACCCATTGAGGCTAAGCTGACATTTGAAGGTCAAATCACGAGAGGTGGTCAGAGCGCCTTTGCCGACCGCTATATGGGTGTAATTTCCGGTGAACATTTTCGGAGAATTTCTCAGCATCCCTGGCTGGGCTATGGTATGGGTTATAAGCCTCTCGGTTGGTTTGATATATGGATATTCTCCGAGCTCACATATAATGGAATATTAGGCACACTTGTTTTTTTATGGCTACTTTTCCTTATTGCCAAAGAATTGCTTTTTTATTATCATGAAACAGAAGGCTTACGAAAATGGGTTGCCCTTGGACTTCTCCTCTCCTTTCTTGCCTTTCTTATCCATTCGCTTGCCGCCGATACTTTTTATATAATAAGACCAATGGAAGCCTTTTGGCTCCTCACAGGTGCTACCATAGGAGGTGAAAGCAAGGAAAATGTATGACGAAAACGAAATTAATCTGCTTGTGCAAGCGAGAGATTTCGTGAAATATCGCAAAGGACAATTCAAAGGGAGCATAGAGATTAAGCAAAATACTCCTTATCCGGTTGTTTCCATAGTCATTCCCACGCGAGATGCTTGGGGAAGGGGATGGTTTCCAAAACTTGTGAAACAAATAGAGGGGCAAACTTTCAAGGATTGGGAACTTATAATAGTGAAAGGGGATACAATTCAAGCAAGAGCAATCAACTCGGGCGTAGCGGTGAGCAGGGGGAAATATATTTTGACCTTAGACGACGATTCCCAGCTTCCCCAGAAAGAAACGATAGAGAATATGGTTAGGGCGATGGAGAGCGATGATAAAATTGGTGCCGTGGGAGCAGGTAGACCTATACCACCATATGCCAACTGGTTATCTAAAAGGATGATGATGGAAATATCCCGCAACACGCTACCGGTAGTGGAAGAGATAACGGACAGCATCGTAGCGGAGCACGGATGCTTGCTTTTAAGGAAAAAAGCATTTCTGCAAATAGGGGGTGAAAACGAATTTCTCTTTCGTGGTGACGACTCCTATCTCTGTGATACGATAAGAAAGGCCGGCTATCGGGTTGTAATAGCGCCCAAGACCTATTATTATCATCTACCTCCCCATACCTTACGAGGCTTTTTAAAATTCGCTATTAGAAACGGAAGGGGCTCAGCGATAATTCAGAAACTTTACCCGCAATGGGTATACGATAATCCCGACGAGCATAGAATGGATGTTGATTTTCAGCCCTCCTTTCCAAAGAGACTTTTGCGGGCTATCAAGACGACATTTTTCGCTTTCCTTCTCTTCCGCCCTATCTATATAATCTACCGCTTCTTCTATACAATCGGCTACATCTGGGGATGGCTAAGACCGAAAGTTCCAGATTGAAGAATGAAAGCGACTGGGTTTGAAAACATATTAGTGCTGAGATTGGGTGGAATCGGCGATGCCATAGTTTCACTTCCAGCTTTACGAGCACTAAGGGAAGGCTTTCCAGAAAGCAAAATCACCATAGCTTGCCAAAACTGGTTGAAGGAGATATTCAAAGAAGAAAATGTAGCGGATGAGTTCATCGTTTTTGATGCCCTCTTCTCAGCAGGGAGAAAGGATTTGTTAAATCCAAGGATTTGGAGGCAACTTTTTTCCTTAACTCGTATACTTCTTCAAAAGAAATGGCATATCCTTATTCTGCTTCATAAATTATACTCGTTCACTGAAATCATCAAACCCCTCCTCTTTTCCTTTCTCACTCGCTCACCCGTGAGAGTGGGGATGGATGGTAGTGGGAGGGGTTTCTTCCTCACTCATAGACTAAGGTATAATAGGTATGGAAGAAAGCACTACATAGATATAATAGCCGATACCGTTGAGCTTTTGGGGATAAAAGTTAGGGACAGAACCCCGATACTCAGGCTTAGGGAAGAGGAAAAAGAAGTGGCAAGGAAATTTTTAGAGGAAATAGGTTTGAACAAAAACTCTCTCCTCGTCGGCTATTGCCCAACTGGTAGGCGGAAAACAAGGTGGTGGGATTGGAATGGATATGTGGAGGTTCTAAGATGGGTAGAAAGTGAATACAGGGATTGCTATTTCCTGCTAACGATTGGAAGAGAGGAGGCGGCGGAGAGATTTTTTAAGGAAAAGCTTGGAGAGAAATTGATTGTCGCCAGAGGAATGCCTATCCGCTATCTTGCAGGTGTTATGCAAAAATGCAACCTTTTCATCTCTAACGATACCGGACCGATGCATCTCGCCTTCGCGGTGGGTGTTCCAACAATCGGTCTCTTCGGTCCTGCTGAATGGCAGAAATGGGCTTATAATGATGAGAAATTTTTCGCCATCCATCATATGGTTGACTGCTGGCCCTGTTATAAGGATATCTGCGATAAAGGGCATACCTGTATGAAGAAGATAAGCGTTGAGGAGGTTATTGAGAAGGTTAAAATCGCACTGGAGGGGAAATGGGAAGACCGTTGGTGATTCAGCTTATAACTCGCTTCATAAGGGGAGGAGCTCAGCTTGGCGTTCTCCTTCTTGCCAAGAACCTTCCAAAATTCGGCTACGATGTTCTTGTAGCAACTGGGTTGGAAGGTGAGCTGATTGGACAGGCGAAAAAGGAAGGTATCCCATTATATCTCATCCCATCCCTCAAAAGAGATGTTTCTCCTTTTCACGATATCTTAGCTCTTTTTCAGATTATAAGCCTTTTAAGGAAGAAGAAACCAGCGATTCTACATACCCACACTTCAAAAGCGGGATTTCTTGGAAGGATAGCGGGAAGAATCTGCAGAGTCCCGGTCATAGTCTATTCGCCAAGAGGACATGTATTCAGTGGATATTTTTCTCCTCTGAAAACTAAGATTTTCTGGCTTTGCGAGAAATTAACGCTCAAGATGTGCGATGCCTTCGTCTGCTTAACGGATGAGGAAAGAAGGGAATGGATTAAATATGGTTTCAATCATCCTCGTATGTCGGTTATCCCAAGCGGTGTGGAAATTGAAAGGTTTGAAAACCCCAAAATTTCTCCGCTTTCGTTAAGGAAAAATTTGGGAATAGGGGAAGAGGAAAAGGTGGTGGGCTTCATTGGGAGGCTTGCGCCAGTGAAGGGAGCGAGATATCTGCTTTTGGCAGGGGAAATCCTCACCAAGAGATACCCCAATTTTGTCTTACTTTTCGTTGGAGACGGTGAGGAGAGGGAAGAGTTAGAGAGAATGGCTAGAGAAAGGGGGATAAGGGCGCTATTCCTTGGAAATAGAGAAGATGTTGAGGATTTCTATCATATCAGCGATTTGGTGGTTGTTCCGTCCCTGAATGAAGCGTTTGGAAGAGTAGTGGTGGAGGCTTGGTCAGCAGGGAAGGCGGTTGTAGGAAGCGATGTTGGAGGAATAAGGGATTTGATAGATGATGGTGAGACCGGTTTGCTTGTTCCGCCGGCAAATCCCTTTTCATTGGCTGAGGCTTTAGAGAAATTAATAAAACAGGAATCTCTGGCGAGAAAATTAGGGGATAAGGGAAAGGAAAAAGCGGAGTTATATAGTGTATCCGCTATGATGGAAAAGACAGTTAAGCTTTATAATTTTTTACTAAAGAGGAAATGCGGAAGGTTGATGTACAAATAAGGTCAGAGTAATTTTCGCAATTCGCCCCAATAGTTCAGACATAGAAGAGCGATAGCAAAATAAAGCCGCAGGTAGTTATACGCCGCCGTGCCAAAGGTGCAAGCATAAGGAATCTTATCATCTCGTCTATTGGCTCTTGTGGTGGAATAAACGCCTCTGGGTTAAGAAGCAAGATGTTGTTTCACCCTGCGAGCCTTACTGCTTTATTTTCCATGTATTAGGATGCCAATTCCGCCCCAGCCTTGGTTTCTGTCTTTGATGATTTCTCGCCATCGGTTTGGGTATCTTTTACATAATTCTTTCCAAAAATCGTGAACGCGGCATTCGGGGTTACGAAGCGGGAAGACAACATCGTGAAAAGCAATTATACCACCATACCTGACAAGATTAGAGTACATTTCAAAGTCCTTCCTAACCCCTTCATAGGTATGGTCTCCATCAATAAAAAGGAAATCCAAAAAATTGCCTTTTAATATCTCGCGAACTTTCGCCAATGTTTCCTCTTTATGTGAGTCCGTTCTTAAAAGGATAAGTTTTTGCTTCGGCTTGGCAAAAGCTTTATAAATTGGAATTCTCAACTCAGGATAACCACCTCCAAACTTCCCATAGGGTAAATCTACGCTTATTATAACCGCGTCCTCTCTGGCTAACTTGCAGAAGCAAAACAAACTTCCACCATATGCTGTTCCTATTTCCAATATAAACCTTGGATTGAGTTCCTTAAATATCTTTAAAAGCTCCAAGAATTCCTCTTTTATTTGCATTGGTTTTATTGCACCGAGGCAGAATCGGGAGCAAAAACTCAATACCTCCTCTGGTTCAAGGGAAGAGAAATTGCTGAGCGCCTTCTTTGATAAATTGGTAGAAAGAAAATAATCTCTTAACTTTTTCAAAAACACAATCACACCTTCAGGTAGGGTTCCCTTTATCGCTTCTACACTTTTGTTGAATATTCTAAACATCTTATCTACCTCAATTTCCTTTCACCTAATCATTGCTCCCTTTATTTTCTAAGGCTGGAGGGAGATATCTGTCAAGGATAAAATATACTCCCAAAATTAAAGCGAAGGGAATGTATAAGAGGTGAGGGGAAAAGATTATGGGAAGAAGAGAGGAGAAACAGACGAGAAAGAATAGAAGGAGAGAAGTGAGATTAACGGATTTTACCTTCGCAAGAAGCCTGTGGGGCAGATGGTCTTTGTCAGTGGAGGTAAGCAGGGGCTTTAATTTCTTAACCCCTCTCCTATATCTTTTGTAATGAACTACTATGAAATCAAGGCAAGGATATATAAAGGGAAAAAGGGGAAGAAGACCTTGAAGAGGGGAAAGTTGAGAGGAAATTTGAAGTGCTGTCGCTGAGAGAATGGCAGAGAGAAAATATGAACCGCCATCCCCCATAAACATTGAGGCAGGATGAAGATTATGGGGAAGCCAGCCTAAAATACAACCAATAAGCACAATAAGAAAAGGTATATCTTTTCCAAAAATAAACGAATATATAAGGAGGGAAAAAGCTATAGCGAGGGAAGTTGCTCCCGCTGAGCCATCAACAACATCCCAACAATTAAAGGAATTCACTGCACCCATAATGAATAAAACCACTAAAAGACTATTGAGATAGCGAATGGGAATAAAGGGGAACCTCCAAGCTGTGTATATGGTCACAAGGGCGAAAAGGAATTGAAGGGGCAATCTGTATAGCGCCCTTATGTCTAATAAGTCGTCAAGCGTTCCCAAAAGCAAAAAGGCAAGGACGGAAACGAGAAGATAGTAGGGAAGGGTGAAATTGAAAATTGCGAGGGATAATAGAAAAGAAGAGAAAATCGCCATTCCTCCAAGGTATGGGATGGGTCTTTGGTGAATCTTGCTCCCACGAGAGGGGTCATCAAGAAAGCCGAGCTTCAAAGCAAGAGCTTTGAATAGAGGGGAAAGAAATAGGGTTAAGAAAAAGGGAAAGAAAAGAGGAACAAGTTTCATTGGGAATCAACCACCTCTCTCAAGGACCTTGCTATATATTCCACCTCAGAATCACCCAGGGAAGGGTATATGGGAATGGAGAGGGCGGTTTTGTAAATGGCATCTGTTTTGGGATAGTCAGGAATAGAAAGGTAGTGGTGAATTGGCTTATAAAGCGGTCGCTTGCACTCTATCCCTCTTTCTAGCATTTTTCTTCTAACTTCCTCAAATTCATTCACACGGATGACAAAGCGATAATAGACGGAATAAGCAAAGGGTTTATCCTCGGGTGGAAGTGCGATGTTTAGCCCCTTGAGCGCTCCTCTATAATAGCTTGCTATTTCCCTTCTCCTTTTTATGAAGGAAGGAAGTTTTCCCAATTGAACAAGTCCGATGCTCGCGGAGATATCGCTCATTTTGTAATTGAAGCGAAGCCTGTATTCTTCAAATTCGTCGTATTCCCTTAAATCCTTTATTCTCTCCAACAAATTAAGGTCATTTGAAAGGACCGCTCCTCCCTCTCCGGTCGTAATCATCTTTGTTGCATAAAAGGAAGCAATCGCGATGTCACCCCAACTGCCAAGCTTCCGCCCTTTATACTCACCGCCTATGCTTTGGGCGATATCCTCTATAATCCAAATGCCTTTATTGGTAAACTCATCTATGGGAGCAGGATGTCCAAATAAATGTGGTATAATGCAAGCTTTTGTCCTGTTAGTGAGCCTCCTTCTAAAGTCGTCAGGAGAGAGGTTGAAATCATCACCACAATCAACGAGAACTGGTTGGGCGCCTACATAAAGAATGGCGTTGAGGAGGGCGGAACAGACATAAGAGGGAATTAACACTTCGTCCCCTTCCTTTAAACCAAGTGCGAGTAGGGCAAGGTGAAGGGCAGATGTTCCGCTTGATGTCGCTACCGCACCCCTAACACCGATGAAATGCGCCAATCCATCTTCAAATTTCTCCACCATTTTCCCTTGAGCGATATATCCCGATAATATAGTTCGCCTCACAGCATCAGCTTCATCTTCACCAAGAGTGGGGCGGGAATGAGGAATCTTTATATCACTCGTTCTAATTTACCCCCTTTCTTCAATATTTCAACGCTCTTCTCTCCGCAATTGAAGAGCAGGTCCACTATCGCTAAATCGGGTATGAAGCCGATTTGGGGAAAGCGCTGAGGATAAACGGGGCATTCCCAGCGTTGAACCCAAACCTCTATTCCGTTTTCCTTAAAGGATTGAAGGTCCAGATATTCCTCCAATGCTTTCTCACCGGTGAGATAGGCGTCTGCGCCTACAGCCTTGCAGATATTTAATAGCTTCTCGGAACCTTTACCTTCCGCGCCCAGAGCGGTGGAACGAACTACGGGTGTTTTTATGTTTAAGATGGATAGAAAAACTTCCAACATCTTCCCGTTGAGCTCGCCGAGAAACGCTGGAGTGTTTGTTTCGTAAAAGGGCTGGAGGAAGTGAATGTAGTCCTTGTAAAAGGGGGCGGAGTTGTAGTTCGTTTTAAGGGCATAAAGGTGTTTCTCCCTCCAGCGCGAGGTGTTTTCTATTATGGTTTCTCCGATGCTTTGACCGAATTTATGGATAACTGGAACAGTTAAATAAATCGCGCCTTGGGCGCTTTTTATCTTGTTCCTATTATGCCATTCTCCCTTAACGAACTGTGCATCATCAAGGAGAATGAAAAGCTCTGCCTCCATAATCTTATGGAAGTATCTCAACCATGGGAGATAATGAGGTTGATGAATTGCGACGAGCATATCAAAGCACCAGCCTGTGGCAGATAAATGCCTCCGCTGCCTTGACCCCAACCTGCGAGCCCCTCATCCTTGCCAATCTCTCCAAATTTTCAAAACTCGCGAAATGGGGCTCGGGACGCAATTGAGAGGAATGGAGAGAGAGGGCTTTCAACTTTACCTCGAGGAATTCCGATATATCTACATACACATTGGGATGAAAAGGGATATAACTCCAACAATGATGCGGGCATTCAGCGGATAAGACCATATTCACGAAGTGTCTCGTTGAGGGGTCGTGGGGACGGAGAGCGGCGAAGGCTGACTCAAATACTATCCGATGGTCAAGGGTATATGAGGGGAAGGGGATTATCACCATCGTTGGTTTGATTTTGTTTATCGCAAGTTTCCCTTTATCCTCCAATAATTCTATCAAATCACGCTGGGGGAAAGTATCCAAGCGGAGGTGATATCTGCTTTCCTTAAGGAGCAGGTCCCAATCATCAACATTAAGAAATTGAGCACAACGAGATATCTCAGAAAGCCTTGTCTCATTGTCAACCTTTACCCTTTGCCCTTCTTTGTATGCGAAAATCTCCCCACTATTTACTATAACGAGGAAAACCTTTCCACCAAGGCTCTTAACCTTTGCCATAGTGCCGGCGCAGTGAAACGCCTCATCATCTGGATGAGGCATTATCACTAACAACCTTTGCTTTGAGAGGAGTGAATCTCCCAATTTTTCTTGCACCATTCTATGGTCATCACCAATCCTTCCTCAAGACTTACCTTTGGCTCGAAGCCGAGAAGTTTTCTCGCCTTATTTATATTGGGCACCCTGCGGGGCACATCCTCATGCTTTGAGCCGAAGTAATCTTCGTATGGGATGTGAATGATGGGCGAAGGGGAATTCGTGAGCTTCTTGATGAGGTTCGCTAAATCAACTATTCTTATTTCATTTTTAGGGGAACCTATGTTGAAGACCTCGCCAATAGCTTCGTTTTTTGTTCCAGCGAGAATAGTTCCCTCAACAGCATCGCTCACATAGGTGAAGGAACGGGTCTGGTTTCCTGTGCCGTGTACGGTGATTGGTTCTCCCGTTAGAGCCTGACGGATGAAGTTTGCGATTACTGTTCCATAGCCGAGGGAATTTATCCTTGGTCCATATATATTGAAATATCTCACGCAGGTCACAGGCAACCCGCTATGATAATAGGCGAAGGCGAGATGTTCGTCAAGCGCTTTGGCGGTGCTATAGCACCAACGGGGAATCCAGGTGGGACCGAGAAGCCTGCTTGTTCTTTCGCTCAGGGGAATTCTGCGATTTCGCCCATAGACCTCCGAGGAGGAGGCAAGAACAACCCTCCTCTTGTATTTA
Encoded proteins:
- a CDS encoding class I SAM-dependent methyltransferase gives rise to the protein MFRIFNKSVEAIKGTLPEGVIVFLKKLRDYFLSTNLSKKALSNFSSLEPEEVLSFCSRFCLGAIKPMQIKEEFLELLKIFKELNPRFILEIGTAYGGSLFCFCKLAREDAVIISVDLPYGKFGGGYPELRIPIYKAFAKPKQKLILLRTDSHKEETLAKVREILKGNFLDFLFIDGDHTYEGVRKDFEMYSNLVRYGGIIAFHDVVFPLRNPECRVHDFWKELCKRYPNRWREIIKDRNQGWGGIGILIHGK
- a CDS encoding undecaprenyl/decaprenyl-phosphate alpha-N-acetylglucosaminyl 1-phosphate transferase; this encodes MKLVPLFFPFFLTLFLSPLFKALALKLGFLDDPSRGSKIHQRPIPYLGGMAIFSSFLLSLAIFNFTLPYYLLVSVLAFLLLGTLDDLLDIRALYRLPLQFLFALVTIYTAWRFPFIPIRYLNSLLVVLFIMGAVNSFNCWDVVDGSAGATSLAIAFSLLIYSFIFGKDIPFLIVLIGCILGWLPHNLHPASMFMGDGGSYFLSAILSATALQISSQLSPLQGLLPLFPFIYPCLDFIVVHYKRYRRGVKKLKPLLTSTDKDHLPHRLLAKVKSVNLTSLLLFFLVCFSSLLPIIFSPHLLYIPFALILGVYFILDRYLPPALENKGSND
- a CDS encoding DegT/DnrJ/EryC1/StrS family aminotransferase; protein product: MRRTILSGYIAQGKMVEKFEDGLAHFIGVRGAVATSSGTSALHLALLALGLKEGDEVLIPSYVCSALLNAILYVGAQPVLVDCGDDFNLSPDDFRRRLTNRTKACIIPHLFGHPAPIDEFTNKGIWIIEDIAQSIGGEYKGRKLGSWGDIAIASFYATKMITTGEGGAVLSNDLNLLERIKDLREYDEFEEYRLRFNYKMSDISASIGLVQLGKLPSFIKRRREIASYYRGALKGLNIALPPEDKPFAYSVYYRFVIRVNEFEEVRRKMLERGIECKRPLYKPIHHYLSIPDYPKTDAIYKTALSIPIYPSLGDSEVEYIARSLREVVDSQ
- a CDS encoding WbqC family protein — protein: MGSRQRRHLSATGWCFDMLVAIHQPHYLPWLRYFHKIMEAELFILLDDAQFVKGEWHNRNKIKSAQGAIYLTVPVIHKFGQSIGETIIENTSRWREKHLYALKTNYNSAPFYKDYIHFLQPFYETNTPAFLGELNGKMLEVFLSILNIKTPVVRSTALGAEGKGSEKLLNICKAVGADAYLTGEKALEEYLDLQSFKENGIEVWVQRWECPVYPQRFPQIGFIPDLAIVDLLFNCGEKSVEILKKGGKLERVI
- a CDS encoding PIG-L family deacetylase — protein: MVQEKLGDSLLSKQRLLVIMPHPDDEAFHCAGTMAKVKSLGGKVFLVIVNSGEIFAYKEGQRVKVDNETRLSEISRCAQFLNVDDWDLLLKESRYHLRLDTFPQRDLIELLEDKGKLAINKIKPTMVIIPFPSYTLDHRIVFESAFAALRPHDPSTRHFVNMVLSAECPHHCWSYIPFHPNVYVDISEFLEVKLKALSLHSSQLRPEPHFASFENLERLARMRGSQVGVKAAEAFICHRLVL
- a CDS encoding GDP-mannose 4,6-dehydratase translates to MRILVTGGAGFIGSHLVDALLSLGHEVFALDNLFIKDNEANLSKAKSNKNFHFIKGDILDKELVDALIEKSDTVYHLAAIVGVKYVVDNTLLTILVNVEGTLNILASAHKYKRRVVLASSSEVYGRNRRIPLSERTSRLLGPTWIPRWCYSTAKALDEHLAFAYYHSGLPVTCVRYFNIYGPRINSLGYGTVIANFIRQALTGEPITVHGTGNQTRSFTYVSDAVEGTILAGTKNEAIGEVFNIGSPKNEIRIVDLANLIKKLTNSPSPIIHIPYEDYFGSKHEDVPRRVPNINKARKLLGFEPKVSLEEGLVMTIEWCKKNWEIHSSQSKGC